A portion of the Leptospirales bacterium genome contains these proteins:
- a CDS encoding tetratricopeptide repeat protein — MIRPNAKDCWPVWASVLAATALLTCSGAGREALDARYGQALAAYAGGDQAKSKLLLEEILKEDSDYTPALLMQAKILYYAQNMDAAEEAFRAAQRSDSRNIDAMVGLARVLALKAEGRDEALALIQDAVGRSGASVEAWYVKGLVHERRGEVDQAIAAYRAAANEGRRLSLVHLQLGQLYRRAGLQEQSEYELKLAEALSLGDPAMRRQIDAARSSAAPSSGEAPQQPAPP; from the coding sequence ATGATACGTCCGAATGCAAAAGATTGCTGGCCAGTTTGGGCCTCCGTGCTTGCTGCGACGGCGCTGCTTACCTGCTCGGGCGCGGGCAGAGAGGCTCTCGACGCGAGATACGGCCAGGCGCTGGCCGCCTACGCCGGAGGAGACCAGGCCAAAAGCAAGCTCTTGCTTGAAGAAATCCTGAAAGAAGATTCCGATTATACGCCGGCATTGCTGATGCAGGCAAAGATTCTCTACTATGCTCAAAATATGGATGCGGCCGAGGAGGCTTTCCGCGCCGCGCAGCGGTCGGACTCCAGGAACATAGATGCGATGGTGGGCCTGGCGCGCGTGTTGGCATTGAAGGCGGAAGGTCGCGACGAAGCCTTGGCCCTTATTCAGGATGCGGTCGGTCGCAGTGGCGCCAGCGTGGAAGCCTGGTATGTTAAAGGCCTGGTCCACGAACGGCGCGGCGAGGTTGACCAGGCAATTGCAGCATATCGCGCGGCAGCCAATGAAGGACGTCGGCTGTCGCTGGTGCATTTGCAATTGGGTCAGTTGTACCGGCGCGCAGGATTGCAGGAGCAATCGGAATATGAGCTGAAGCTTGCTGAAGCGTTGAGTCTGGGCGATCCGGCTATGCGCCGCCAGATTGATGCAGCACGGTCGTCAGCCGCGCCATCCTCCGGAGAGGCGCCGCAACAACCAGCGCCGCCGTAG
- the gatB gene encoding Asp-tRNA(Asn)/Glu-tRNA(Gln) amidotransferase subunit GatB, with protein sequence MANWEPVIGLEVHCQLKTETKIFAPDPYSYGAPANSQAGPVTLGLPGVLPTLNQRALRMAIMAGVALECKIARVTKFDRKHYFYPDLPKGYQISQYDMPYATAGKVSFALKESGGDRTVRIHRIHMEEDAGKLLHARSGGQDLSYVDLNRAGAPLLEIVSEPDIRSSEEAYYYLQSLRQVLRAIDVTDANMEEGSLRCDANVSVRRGPDAAFGTRVEIKNLNSFKAVRAAIDYEIERQIELIESGGKVIQSTVLWDADRRQTRLMRTKEDAEDYRYFPEPDLPAFAISEDTVEEIRAEMPELPDARLQRYMKDFALPQYDADVLSREREIAEYFEEVTRLSGDPKKSSNWVKDEVLGILNKNDWRLEEFKVTAPRLGRLIQLLNEGRITGRMAKQVFEHIYQEDLDADQVVDKYNYRPVDAGDLPAIVEKVFAENQDSVQKILAGNDRVKGHLVGQVMKATRGQAPPAEVNQLIDAMLEKARG encoded by the coding sequence GTGGCGAACTGGGAACCTGTGATTGGACTTGAGGTCCACTGTCAGCTCAAAACTGAAACCAAGATCTTTGCGCCAGATCCTTACAGCTACGGCGCGCCGGCCAACAGCCAGGCCGGCCCGGTGACGCTTGGATTGCCCGGGGTATTGCCCACGCTGAATCAGCGCGCACTGCGCATGGCAATCATGGCCGGCGTGGCCCTGGAATGCAAGATCGCCCGCGTCACCAAATTTGATCGCAAGCATTACTTCTATCCCGACCTGCCCAAGGGCTATCAGATCTCACAGTACGACATGCCCTACGCCACCGCCGGCAAAGTCAGCTTCGCCTTGAAGGAGAGCGGCGGCGATCGTACGGTTCGAATTCATCGCATTCATATGGAAGAAGACGCCGGCAAACTGCTGCACGCCCGCAGCGGCGGCCAGGACCTGTCTTACGTTGACCTCAATCGCGCCGGGGCGCCGCTGCTGGAGATTGTTTCGGAGCCGGACATTCGTTCCTCGGAAGAGGCTTACTATTACCTGCAGAGCCTGCGCCAGGTGCTGCGCGCGATCGACGTCACCGATGCGAACATGGAAGAAGGGAGTTTGCGCTGCGACGCCAATGTTTCCGTCCGCCGGGGGCCGGATGCGGCCTTTGGCACGCGCGTCGAGATCAAGAATCTGAATTCGTTTAAGGCTGTGCGCGCCGCCATCGACTACGAAATCGAGCGCCAGATTGAGCTCATCGAAAGCGGCGGCAAGGTCATCCAGTCGACGGTGCTCTGGGATGCCGATCGTCGACAGACGCGACTGATGCGCACCAAAGAGGACGCCGAGGACTACCGTTATTTTCCCGAACCGGATCTGCCGGCCTTTGCCATCAGCGAAGACACGGTAGAAGAGATCCGCGCCGAGATGCCGGAACTGCCCGATGCCCGTCTGCAGCGTTACATGAAGGACTTTGCCCTGCCACAGTACGATGCCGATGTCCTTTCCCGCGAGCGAGAGATTGCCGAGTATTTCGAAGAAGTCACGCGACTGTCCGGCGATCCAAAGAAGAGCTCCAACTGGGTCAAAGACGAGGTCCTTGGCATACTCAACAAGAATGACTGGCGCCTGGAAGAATTCAAGGTCACTGCGCCGCGTCTGGGGCGGCTGATCCAGCTGCTCAACGAGGGTCGCATTACCGGTCGCATGGCCAAGCAGGTCTTTGAACACATCTACCAGGAAGACCTGGATGCGGACCAGGTAGTTGATAAGTACAACTATCGCCCAGTGGACGCCGGCGATTTACCGGCTATCGTCGAGAAGGTCTTTGCCGAAAATCAGGACTCGGTACAGAAGATTCTGGCCGGCAACGATCGTGTCAAGGGCCACCTGGTGGGCCAGGTGATGAAGGCCACGCGCGGCCAGGCGCCGCCGGCTGAGGTCAATCAGCTGATTGATGCCATGCTGGAAAAAGCGCGCGGCTGA
- a CDS encoding ParA family protein, with protein sequence MAAIICIANQKGGVGKTTSAVHLAAGFAAAGRRSLLVDLDAQGNASSIFLETPAPAERSALSIFKDRATVESLAWKTRLPGLELLPANVQLAETEALLAGAVDGFFRFSDALGAAREIYDRIVIDCPPNLGQLTVNAFVASTHLITPLQTAKFSLDGLRTILDSCAMVQKRLNPQLRILGALVTMYNPRTAIAQAILDPMAESVSIFATRISRSVAVEEAHLMQQTLYEYDPRSKPAQEYLAFTAEVESGIEKG encoded by the coding sequence ATGGCTGCTATCATCTGCATCGCCAACCAGAAGGGCGGAGTGGGCAAGACCACCAGCGCTGTGCATCTGGCTGCAGGCTTTGCCGCCGCCGGCCGGCGCAGCCTGCTTGTCGATCTGGATGCACAGGGCAATGCCAGTTCCATTTTTCTGGAGACTCCGGCGCCCGCGGAGCGTTCGGCGCTGTCCATTTTCAAGGATCGCGCAACGGTTGAATCGCTGGCCTGGAAGACGCGGCTTCCCGGGCTTGAATTGCTGCCGGCCAATGTCCAGCTGGCGGAAACGGAGGCCTTATTGGCCGGCGCGGTGGACGGTTTCTTTCGCTTCAGCGATGCGCTGGGCGCTGCGCGCGAAATCTATGATCGCATCGTCATCGACTGCCCGCCCAATCTGGGTCAACTGACGGTGAACGCCTTTGTCGCCAGCACACATCTGATCACTCCGCTGCAGACGGCGAAGTTTTCGCTGGATGGCTTGCGGACGATTCTCGATTCCTGCGCCATGGTGCAAAAGCGACTGAACCCGCAGCTGCGCATCCTGGGCGCTCTGGTTACCATGTACAATCCGCGCACGGCTATTGCGCAGGCCATCCTGGATCCGATGGCCGAAAGCGTGTCGATCTTTGCCACACGCATCAGTCGCAGCGTAGCTGTAGAAGAGGCCCACTTGATGCAGCAAACCCTCTATGAATACGATCCGCGCAGCAAGCCTGCGCAGGAATACCTGGCCTTCACTGCAGAGGTAGAGAGTGGCATCGAAAAAGGATAA
- a CDS encoding M23 family metallopeptidase encodes MVVLRSDGRKWIDLPLGLRHGFGLLLLLAAALSMAVVASLASASAESADVNTPDEVLRNGGQELNEYRRQLLQLRNLQRSIAALQFPETYSDYNRQRDWLRSDLTASSTAQVALIDDRMVMIEARLMSAETLPFAAFYNFYLRSYPHAAPLENALRITSGFGMRPNPFGRSSLNEMHRGVDLRARRGAPVLCAAAGIVSRIEFRSDGYGNNVRVLHNSGYETIYAHLQSIYVHRGQELDPGQLIGLAGASGAATGPHLHYELRRHDQSLDPRPFLPL; translated from the coding sequence TTGGTCGTACTTCGCTCCGACGGTCGCAAATGGATCGATTTGCCGCTGGGCCTGCGCCACGGCTTCGGTCTGCTGCTGTTGCTGGCGGCGGCTCTTTCCATGGCCGTTGTTGCATCACTGGCCAGCGCCTCCGCCGAGTCGGCTGATGTCAATACGCCCGACGAGGTTCTTCGCAACGGCGGACAGGAGCTGAACGAATATCGACGACAGCTGCTGCAACTGCGCAACCTGCAGCGGTCGATCGCCGCCTTGCAGTTTCCCGAGACCTACAGCGACTACAACCGGCAGCGCGACTGGCTGCGCTCCGATCTAACCGCCTCCTCAACTGCGCAGGTCGCTCTCATTGATGATCGCATGGTAATGATTGAGGCTCGCCTGATGAGCGCCGAGACTCTGCCCTTTGCCGCGTTTTACAACTTCTACCTGCGCAGCTATCCGCACGCCGCGCCGCTGGAGAACGCCCTTCGCATCACTTCCGGATTTGGAATGCGACCAAACCCCTTTGGACGAAGTTCGCTCAACGAAATGCATCGCGGCGTCGATCTTCGCGCTCGTCGCGGGGCGCCAGTGCTCTGCGCCGCCGCCGGCATTGTATCGAGAATCGAATTTCGATCGGACGGCTACGGCAATAACGTTCGTGTGCTGCACAACTCCGGCTACGAGACGATATACGCGCACCTGCAAAGTATATATGTCCATAGAGGTCAGGAGCTGGACCCGGGTCAGCTGATTGGCCTGGCCGGCGCCAGCGGCGCCGCCACCGGGCCCCATCTCCACTACGAGCTGCGTCGTCACGATCAGTCGCTGGACCCGCGTCCTTTTCTGCCGCTCTAG
- a CDS encoding glycosyltransferase family 9 protein has translation MNVTNALLIQTAFIGDVVLTTPMIACFKRFFPEAKLSVLVKPEAAAILRRNPHVDALLILDKAGEHRGIAGMRSAMRMIRQANFDVVLSPHRSHRTSLLVARSGAPLRVGYLEAGFSKLAYNRRLPRKQGQAEIVRLLDFLAEALEIPGARQFSTELEVHVDEAAQRGARELLRRLDLKTPALIAPSSVWETKRWTPWGFAHLIRLIVERLRKPVLLVGSKQDRAIAELCIDQLRLSHPDWIGRKVFNVCGETSLPELSALMRESAFLVSNDSAPVHFGCAARIPTLAIFGPTTPALGYAPLREHSGVVELAGLACRPCGTHGARRCPQRHFRCMKDLDAETVFTRLQAVLR, from the coding sequence ATGAACGTAACCAACGCATTGCTGATTCAAACCGCCTTCATTGGCGATGTGGTATTGACCACGCCGATGATTGCTTGCTTCAAGCGTTTTTTTCCAGAGGCCAAATTGAGCGTTCTGGTTAAGCCAGAAGCGGCGGCAATATTGCGACGCAATCCGCATGTCGACGCGCTGCTGATCCTGGATAAGGCAGGCGAACACCGTGGTATCGCCGGCATGCGCAGCGCCATGCGCATGATCCGCCAGGCAAATTTCGACGTTGTGCTTTCGCCGCATCGGTCGCACCGCACATCGCTCTTAGTGGCGCGCTCCGGAGCGCCGCTGCGCGTTGGCTATCTTGAAGCAGGTTTCAGCAAGCTAGCTTACAATCGAAGATTGCCGCGCAAACAAGGGCAGGCGGAGATAGTGCGCTTGTTGGATTTTCTGGCGGAGGCGCTGGAAATTCCTGGCGCTCGCCAGTTTTCAACAGAGCTGGAAGTGCACGTCGACGAAGCGGCGCAGCGCGGAGCGCGAGAATTGCTGCGGCGCCTTGACCTCAAGACGCCGGCGCTGATTGCACCCTCTTCCGTCTGGGAAACCAAACGCTGGACGCCGTGGGGCTTTGCTCATTTGATTCGACTGATCGTCGAGAGACTGCGAAAGCCTGTCTTGCTGGTAGGCTCCAAACAGGATCGCGCAATTGCCGAGCTCTGTATCGATCAGCTGCGGCTCAGTCATCCTGATTGGATCGGCCGCAAAGTCTTCAATGTCTGCGGTGAAACTTCGCTGCCCGAGCTCAGCGCATTGATGCGCGAAAGCGCATTCCTTGTATCAAACGACTCGGCGCCCGTACATTTTGGCTGCGCGGCGCGCATTCCTACTCTGGCAATCTTTGGACCGACGACGCCAGCTCTGGGCTATGCTCCGCTACGCGAGCATTCCGGCGTGGTCGAGCTGGCTGGACTGGCCTGTCGCCCCTGCGGCACGCATGGCGCTCGCCGCTGCCCGCAACGCCATTTTCGATGCATGAAGGATTTGGACGCGGAAACCGTTTTCACCCGCCTGCAAGCAGTGCTGCGCTGA
- a CDS encoding LptF/LptG family permease, with product MRWLRSSGKAARRREGSNQGRTLWHHADSILARVGLRLTVLDRYILREILSWTGVTLIFLTAITLSIAMKDVIGDLLGKGVDPGRILLFLGNLVLEKLNFTLPFSCLFGGILAAGRLSADSEITAMRAAGVSFPRIYVNFLFCGVLSLLLLLWMGAFIGPASARSREDFQNWLKTYHSLSMVQTGRFVGGAGIETGSFDGQDIYAERRDGDRLINVQIRRWHSQMDHAIQVQVLGASIPIGKGYLTQIIQAHSGELLSRRRNDGTLEKIIRLERGFSIEQDEEQRTIQITRFENGSMDYVIPPPPEQLGRIDVRPDNFTLPELLQQIEQFDNGGYKINPLAILGALAPQVREGEGLAGLGGAGGLPPGVPESIELPSINRMEEISEQMRWQMMLPPDKMRLPPELESVPPEMRQSFALMLTTFIDDAKKTQARFAYEVQNRLAMPVACLLFFFVSFPLGLTAKRAGKGMGVVQALVIFFSYFGLSAQAATQAYSGKLSAVAAGWLPVLALLTFALYVTGRKTDGYSPLYFLTRPFRRALGWLLSPLSRQLEPDRPLGRRWLAIRRSPTALRWQNEFEVRKEQLLLWLEERYTKLRNRLGAGASA from the coding sequence ATGCGTTGGTTACGTTCATCGGGTAAAGCAGCGCGTCGCCGCGAAGGCTCCAATCAGGGGCGCACGCTCTGGCATCACGCCGACTCGATCCTTGCGCGTGTAGGCTTGCGGTTGACAGTGCTGGATCGATACATACTCCGCGAGATCCTTTCATGGACCGGAGTCACGCTCATCTTTTTGACTGCGATCACACTGTCAATCGCCATGAAAGACGTCATCGGCGATCTGCTTGGCAAGGGCGTAGATCCGGGCAGAATTCTCCTCTTTCTGGGGAATCTGGTGCTGGAAAAGCTCAATTTCACGCTGCCCTTTTCTTGTTTGTTTGGCGGCATCCTTGCCGCCGGCCGCCTCTCTGCCGATTCCGAAATCACCGCCATGCGCGCGGCCGGCGTGAGTTTTCCAAGGATCTACGTCAACTTTCTGTTTTGCGGAGTATTGTCGCTGCTGTTGCTCTTGTGGATGGGCGCTTTCATTGGTCCGGCCAGCGCTCGTTCCCGCGAAGATTTCCAGAACTGGCTGAAGACCTACCACAGTCTGAGCATGGTGCAAACCGGTCGATTTGTCGGCGGCGCGGGCATCGAAACTGGCTCCTTTGACGGCCAGGATATCTATGCTGAACGTCGCGATGGCGATCGTTTGATCAACGTCCAGATCCGCCGCTGGCATAGCCAGATGGATCATGCCATTCAGGTTCAGGTGCTGGGCGCGAGCATTCCAATCGGAAAGGGCTATCTCACTCAGATCATTCAGGCGCACAGCGGCGAGCTGCTGTCGCGACGGCGTAATGATGGAACGCTGGAAAAGATCATACGCCTTGAGCGCGGCTTCAGCATCGAGCAAGATGAAGAACAGCGGACTATTCAGATTACGCGCTTTGAAAATGGCAGTATGGATTACGTAATTCCGCCGCCGCCGGAACAACTCGGTCGAATCGATGTACGGCCGGACAATTTTACTTTGCCGGAGCTTTTGCAGCAAATCGAACAATTTGACAATGGCGGATACAAGATCAATCCGCTGGCAATCCTTGGCGCTCTGGCCCCGCAGGTGAGGGAAGGCGAAGGCCTTGCCGGCCTTGGCGGCGCCGGAGGGCTGCCGCCTGGCGTGCCAGAATCGATTGAGCTGCCTTCCATCAATCGAATGGAAGAAATATCAGAGCAGATGCGCTGGCAAATGATGTTGCCTCCGGATAAGATGCGTCTGCCGCCCGAGCTGGAATCCGTGCCGCCGGAAATGCGTCAGAGCTTTGCTTTGATGCTTACAACTTTTATCGATGATGCCAAAAAGACGCAGGCGCGGTTTGCTTACGAAGTGCAAAATCGCCTGGCGATGCCGGTAGCCTGTCTGCTGTTCTTTTTTGTTTCCTTTCCGCTTGGGCTGACCGCAAAGCGAGCAGGCAAAGGAATGGGAGTGGTTCAGGCGCTGGTAATTTTTTTCAGTTACTTTGGACTGAGCGCCCAGGCGGCGACACAGGCCTACTCTGGAAAGCTTTCGGCAGTGGCCGCAGGCTGGCTGCCGGTACTGGCGCTCCTTACTTTCGCGCTCTATGTAACCGGTCGAAAGACAGATGGTTACAGTCCGCTCTACTTTCTGACGCGGCCCTTTCGCCGCGCTCTGGGGTGGCTCCTGTCGCCGCTGAGCAGACAGCTTGAGCCGGACCGCCCGCTGGGTCGGCGCTGGCTTGCGATTCGGCGCAGTCCAACGGCGCTTCGATGGCAGAATGAATTTGAGGTGCGTAAGGAACAGCTGCTGCTGTGGCTGGAAGAGCGGTATACAAAACTGCGCAATCGTCTGGGCGCCGGCGCTTCGGCCTGA
- a CDS encoding NHL repeat-containing protein has protein sequence MPRFRIREERARELFVKALSFYHGQQYVAAREFLYKSLDVQPQFHLARRYLGDAYYYSGDWNAALEQWEFLDELSQGAYPLVRQRSELLRFSLNEYRDPGPYSFVRDFRPHSWSGHSFARPADVAIDERNRSYLLSFESANILVVSPGGEIESEIRGPFYDRLKGPVAMQLFDGRLYVADFSADRIRVFDLAGGNAGAFGEHGVGPDALLGPAGIAVAADAIYVSDSGNHRIQKFDHAGKRLLTITTDGVGAPLRMPLGLAASSEGELYVADREDGRVLVYDHEGNYLETLQHEKIPAPVGLSLSGDTLIVCDERNGPIFYNLKDRAWTWPESSRDHDDRPLLYRRAHAARGDALGGMLVADYDANRFVMLTREGLRISNLDMRIQRVESRDFPKMGVFLTVNNRLGSNIRGLERSEFRLFENDRRIPGIRADNTAPYNRRRLTVLAVENSPQFQQNYSAQLPNTLRPLLDPLRVADQMTLVRAGEQVRQVYQGLERLRMLRLLQSGETAESPNLGKALYESTALLSREIGPRSVILLVSGKRIEGAFNQYSLQRIGQYARANGVAIDVISFEGEADEGARLQTIADYSDLARATGGRYYRGFDESALSAIDEILRKRIDQRYILTYRSAMEASLSGRYVDIRVEASFQDSAGLADSGYIIPERPQ, from the coding sequence GTGCCTCGTTTTCGGATTCGGGAGGAGCGGGCGCGCGAACTTTTTGTCAAGGCGCTGTCCTTCTACCATGGCCAGCAGTATGTTGCGGCGCGCGAGTTTCTCTACAAGTCTCTGGATGTCCAGCCACAGTTTCACCTGGCGCGTCGCTATCTGGGAGACGCTTACTACTATTCCGGCGACTGGAATGCCGCCCTCGAGCAGTGGGAGTTCCTGGACGAACTTTCTCAGGGCGCCTATCCGCTGGTGCGTCAACGCAGCGAGCTATTGCGTTTCTCGCTGAATGAGTATCGCGATCCAGGTCCCTATTCTTTTGTACGCGATTTTCGTCCGCATTCATGGTCCGGACATAGCTTTGCACGGCCTGCAGATGTGGCAATCGATGAACGAAATCGATCTTATCTGCTCTCATTTGAATCGGCCAACATACTGGTTGTCTCTCCCGGCGGAGAAATTGAATCTGAAATACGCGGCCCTTTTTACGATCGCCTGAAAGGTCCGGTCGCAATGCAGTTGTTCGACGGACGACTCTACGTCGCCGACTTCAGCGCCGACCGCATTCGCGTTTTTGACCTTGCCGGCGGCAACGCAGGGGCCTTTGGCGAGCACGGGGTCGGACCGGACGCATTGCTTGGCCCGGCGGGAATTGCAGTCGCCGCCGATGCCATTTATGTTTCCGATTCAGGCAATCATCGCATCCAGAAGTTTGATCATGCCGGTAAACGCCTGCTGACTATCACAACGGACGGCGTCGGCGCTCCGCTGCGAATGCCGCTGGGTCTTGCGGCCAGTTCGGAAGGCGAACTCTACGTTGCCGATCGCGAGGATGGGCGCGTTCTGGTCTACGATCACGAAGGCAACTACCTGGAAACGTTGCAGCACGAAAAAATTCCAGCGCCTGTCGGACTCAGTCTGAGCGGCGACACTTTGATCGTATGCGATGAAAGGAACGGACCGATCTTCTACAATTTGAAAGACCGCGCCTGGACCTGGCCGGAGTCTTCCCGCGACCACGACGACCGACCCTTGCTCTATCGACGCGCCCACGCCGCCCGCGGCGACGCGCTTGGCGGAATGCTGGTTGCGGACTATGATGCAAATCGCTTTGTAATGCTAACCCGCGAGGGATTGCGCATTTCCAATCTGGATATGCGCATCCAGCGCGTTGAGAGCCGCGATTTTCCGAAAATGGGCGTGTTCCTGACGGTGAACAATCGCCTGGGGTCCAATATCCGCGGCCTCGAGCGCAGTGAATTTCGGTTGTTTGAGAACGATCGCCGGATACCAGGCATTCGCGCAGACAATACGGCGCCCTACAACCGTCGTCGCTTGACCGTTCTGGCCGTGGAAAACAGCCCGCAGTTCCAGCAAAACTACTCCGCGCAATTGCCCAATACGCTTCGTCCGCTGCTGGACCCGCTGCGCGTGGCCGACCAAATGACGCTGGTGCGCGCCGGCGAACAGGTGCGCCAGGTCTACCAGGGCCTCGAGCGTCTTCGCATGCTGCGATTGTTACAAAGCGGCGAGACGGCGGAGTCGCCAAATCTTGGCAAGGCGCTGTACGAATCAACCGCCCTTTTGAGCCGCGAGATTGGACCGCGCAGCGTCATCCTGCTGGTTTCCGGCAAACGTATTGAAGGCGCCTTCAATCAGTATTCCCTGCAGCGGATTGGCCAATACGCGAGGGCCAATGGCGTGGCCATTGATGTGATCAGCTTTGAGGGCGAGGCGGATGAAGGCGCACGGCTGCAGACCATCGCCGATTACAGCGATCTGGCGCGCGCAACCGGCGGTCGTTATTACCGCGGTTTTGACGAGTCGGCTCTAAGCGCGATTGACGAGATCTTGCGCAAACGAATTGATCAACGCTATATTCTTACTTATCGTTCGGCGATGGAGGCCAGCCTCTCCGGGCGCTACGTGGATATTCGCGTAGAGGCCTCCTTTCAAGATTCGGCGGGCCTGGCCGATTCTGGATACATCATCCCGGAGCGACCGCAATGA
- a CDS encoding tetratricopeptide repeat protein: MSPIRLAPLLLIALLSVPLQGETAQSALRLMQDGERALSAGDFRSALYSFRQAIERNPASARAQAGAGQACLGLGQNERAREHLAQAVQLAPGDLNSRIRLAEAHIRLGELAPAEKQLMEVRKRDPSNIENNYSLGLLYRARGAATLAESFFQRTLRLSPAHAGAMTGLAMVYADRGRLGEAQRLLDRARQINPGLPAIPAAEGRLRLAEAEGSNDGAERRRLLQMAHEAFQTAARLAPEDPALQRQLADLELQLGDSEQALQRLDNSVGQSADALYAAAVVELAAGRATEAVEKLQRALGRDPGHLLAGFTLEEAALANPDFFPPQHPLRRELARRRVARAERSRALRRLDLVQAHVRRALALDPMDERALREQLEQFRRQGNYERFVQSLERLRRLRPEDAGVRGRLEAALSDRRRYLSYRSGLLARELEPERGNYSRTPRRIYVFDFTPKESFPSLPDAGLRIASAILFELGRDARAMAAPASFRSAVRALAEMQGLSSGPAGVLYRPERTSLIEEIEERSSQHVDYIVHGAYQRSGGDAIRLQVELIEKASGARVSGFALQQSGRDALTELASLCSRRIVDAIVLRAVIVRNDPGSIYLNVGSVDGAAANQQFNVMRNGRQLGRIKLVEVSAYLSRAVSVQGDAEQYENGDLSVPAPPSQN, from the coding sequence ATGAGTCCAATCCGTCTGGCGCCATTACTTTTGATTGCTCTGCTAAGCGTACCGCTGCAAGGTGAAACGGCCCAGAGTGCGCTGCGGTTGATGCAGGACGGCGAGCGCGCCCTGTCAGCGGGCGATTTTCGCTCCGCGCTTTACAGCTTCCGCCAGGCCATCGAACGCAATCCGGCCTCGGCCCGCGCTCAGGCCGGCGCCGGTCAGGCCTGTCTGGGTCTTGGACAGAACGAACGCGCTCGGGAGCATCTGGCGCAGGCTGTGCAGCTTGCGCCAGGCGATCTCAATTCCAGGATCCGACTGGCCGAGGCGCATATTCGCCTGGGCGAGCTGGCGCCGGCTGAGAAACAATTGATGGAGGTGCGCAAACGCGACCCTTCCAATATCGAAAACAACTATTCTCTGGGATTGCTCTATCGAGCGCGCGGCGCAGCGACCCTGGCCGAGTCCTTCTTTCAACGCACGTTACGGCTTTCGCCGGCCCATGCCGGCGCGATGACCGGGTTGGCGATGGTCTACGCGGATCGCGGCCGCCTTGGCGAGGCGCAAAGGCTGCTGGACCGCGCCAGACAGATCAATCCGGGATTGCCGGCCATACCGGCTGCCGAGGGACGCTTGCGCCTGGCAGAGGCCGAAGGGAGTAACGATGGCGCGGAGCGTCGTCGTCTGCTGCAAATGGCCCACGAGGCATTTCAAACCGCTGCGCGTCTTGCTCCCGAAGACCCGGCGCTGCAACGTCAGCTGGCGGACCTTGAGCTTCAGCTGGGCGACTCCGAGCAGGCATTGCAACGACTGGATAACAGCGTCGGCCAGTCCGCAGACGCATTGTACGCAGCAGCCGTGGTTGAGCTTGCCGCAGGACGCGCGACGGAGGCTGTGGAGAAGCTGCAGCGCGCCCTTGGCCGCGACCCGGGCCATCTGCTTGCCGGATTTACGCTGGAGGAGGCGGCGCTGGCCAATCCCGATTTCTTCCCGCCACAGCATCCATTACGTCGCGAGCTGGCCAGACGTCGCGTGGCCCGCGCCGAAAGGTCGCGCGCTTTGCGACGTCTGGATCTCGTTCAGGCACACGTACGACGTGCGCTGGCGCTGGACCCCATGGATGAACGCGCCCTGCGCGAGCAGCTTGAGCAATTTCGTCGCCAGGGGAACTACGAGCGTTTTGTGCAATCACTGGAGAGATTGCGTCGGCTTCGACCTGAGGATGCGGGCGTCCGCGGCCGATTGGAGGCGGCCCTGTCCGATCGCAGACGATACCTTTCCTACCGCAGCGGACTCCTGGCCCGCGAGCTGGAACCAGAACGAGGCAACTATTCGCGCACTCCGCGTCGGATCTACGTTTTTGATTTCACTCCTAAGGAAAGCTTTCCTTCGCTTCCAGACGCCGGTCTGCGCATAGCCAGCGCCATTCTGTTCGAGCTTGGGCGAGATGCCCGAGCCATGGCCGCACCGGCTTCTTTTCGTTCAGCGGTGCGAGCGCTTGCCGAAATGCAGGGCTTGAGTTCGGGACCAGCCGGCGTACTCTATCGTCCGGAGCGAACATCGCTAATAGAAGAGATTGAGGAGCGAAGTTCGCAGCACGTGGATTATATTGTGCATGGCGCCTACCAGCGTTCGGGAGGCGATGCGATCCGCCTGCAGGTTGAACTGATCGAAAAGGCCTCAGGCGCCCGCGTGAGCGGTTTCGCGTTGCAGCAAAGCGGCCGCGACGCACTGACAGAATTGGCTTCGCTATGTTCACGACGCATTGTGGATGCCATAGTGCTGCGCGCTGTTATCGTGCGCAATGATCCTGGCTCGATCTACCTCAACGTGGGGAGCGTCGATGGGGCGGCAGCCAACCAGCAATTCAATGTAATGCGCAATGGGCGTCAGCTTGGCCGCATCAAGCTTGTCGAAGTATCTGCCTATTTGAGCCGCGCCGTTTCCGTACAGGGCGACGCCGAACAGTACGAAAATGGAGATCTTTCCGTTCCGGCGCCTCCTTCTCAAAATTGA